A window of the Hevea brasiliensis isolate MT/VB/25A 57/8 chromosome 6, ASM3005281v1, whole genome shotgun sequence genome harbors these coding sequences:
- the LOC110634634 gene encoding uncharacterized protein LOC110634634: MTQDKQSLTAMPETSKLISFSKKHKKLFLSLFASLLLVAAIIAIVTGVNSNKNDEDDTSPSHALLKSSCSNTRYPDLCFSAVASVPGATSNLASQKDVIEVSLNLTTVAVEHNYFTVKKIVATWKLTKREKTALHDCLETIDETLDELHKALDDLKEYPNKKSLSQHADDLKTLMSAAITNQETCLEGFYYEEADKRVREALMAGQVHVERMCSNALAMIKNMTDTDIANELKSAASTNRKLKEEKDHESGWPGWLSAADRRLLQSSSVTPDVVVAADGSGDYKTVSEAVAAAPKKSSKRYIIRIKAGVYRENVEVPKSKTNIMFLGDGRKTTIITASRNVVDGSTTFHSATVAVVGQGFLARGVTFENTAGPSKHQAVALRAGADLAAFYECDMLAYQDTLYVHSNRQFFINCLIAGTVDFIFGNSAAVFQDCDIHARKPNSGQKNMVTAQGRTDPNQNTGIVIQKSRIGSTSDLRPVQSSFPTYLGRPWKEYSRTVIMQSDISDVIHPAGWHEWNGDFALSTLFYGEYQNTGVGAGTSQRVSWKGFKVITSATQAQEFTPDNFIAGSSWLGSTTFPFSLGLNLKETLLASILKRNKQDKKKAKSMDSINSFKGYGKVDEVEQQAFRRKTRKRLIIVIVSSVVLVAVIIGAVVGTVLHKRNSGSSPSSAVPTELTPAASLKAVCSVTQYPPSCVSSISSLDSANTSDPEVLFKLSLHVAITELSKLKDYPSKLIESTNDTMVKDALRVCESVFDDAVDRLNDSISSMAVGEGEKILSTSKINDMKTWLSTTITDQETCLDALQELNNTKHFNSKLLEEVRTAMENSTEFASNSLAIATKIIGLLTDFNIPIHRKLLGFEGSNSGFPGWVSLGDRRLLQESKPTPNATVAKDGSGDYTTIGDAVAAIPKKSPYKFIIYVKEGTYIENVILEKKKWNVMIYGDGKDKTVISGSKNFVDGTPTFATATFAVAGKNFIARDIKFINTAGAAKHQAVAFRSGSDMSVYYQCAFDAFQDTLYAHSNRQFYRSCDITGTIDFIFGNAAVVFQDCNIMPRQPLTNQFNTITAQGKKDPNQNTGISIQKCRFSAYDTNLKAPTYLGRPWKDFSTTVIMQSEIGSFLNPLGWMSWVSGVEPPSTIFYGEYLNSGAGSAVDQRVKWVGYRPALTEDEAGKFTVGSFIQGPEWLPASTVTFDSTL, from the exons ATGACCCAAGATAAGCAAAGCTTGACTGCAATGCCAGAAACCAGCAAGCTCATTTCCTTCTCCAAGAAACACAAGAAGCTATTTCTTTCTCTGTTTGCTTCTTTGCTCCTGGTTGCCGCTATAATTGCCATTGTCACTGGCGTTAACTCAAACAAGAATGATGAAGATGATACTTCACCATCTCATGCCCTTCTCAAATCCTCTTGTAGCAACACAAGATACCCTGATTTGTGCTTCTCAGCTGTAGCATCTGTCCCTGGAGCCACCAGTAACTTGGCTAGCCAAAAGGATGTGATTGAAGTTTCCTTGAATCTTACAACTGTAGCTGTCGAACACAACTACTTCACCGTAAAGAAGATCGTAGCTACATGGAAACTCACCAAGAGGGAAAAGACTGCTCTCCATGATTGTTTGGAGACTATAGATGAGACTCTTGATGAGCTACACAAGGCATTGGACGATCTGAAGGAATATCCCAACAAGAAATCTCTGTCTCAACACGCAGATGATCTCAAGACTCTAATGAGTGCTGCAATTACCAACCAAGAAACATGCTTGGAAGGATTCTATTATGAGGAAGCCGATAAGCGTGTGAGAGAAGCTCTGATGGCTGGTCAAGTTCACGTTGAGCGTATGTGCAGTAATGCCCTGGCAATGATCAAGAACATGACAGACACAGACATTGCCAATGAGCTTAAGTCAGCCGCTAGTACAAACAGGAAACTCAAGGAGGAGAAAGATCATGAAAGTGGGTGGCCGGGGTGGTTGTCGGCAGCAGACAGGAGGCTTTTGCAGTCCTCATCAGTGACTCCAGACGTGGTGGTGGCAGCTGATGGAAGTGGGGACTATAAGACGGTATCAGAAGCAGTAGCTGCTGCTCCTAAGAAAAGCAGCAAGAGGTACATTATTAGAATAAAAGCAGGTGTTTACAGGGAAAATGTGGAAGTGCCCAAGAGCAAGACAAACATAATGTTTTTGGGAGACGGAAGAAAAACAACGATTATTACAGCAAGTAGGAATGTAGTTGATGGAAGCACAACCTTCCACTCTGCCACAGTTG CTGTAGTGGGTCAAGGATTCTTAGCCAGGGGTGTCACCTTCGAAAACACGGCTGGTCCCTCAAAGCACCAAGCAGTGGCACTAAGGGCTGGGGCTGATCTTGCAGCTTTCTACGAATGTGATATGCTAGCTTACCAAGACACCCTCTATGTCCACTCCAATCGTCAATTTTTCATAAACTGCTTAATTGCAGGAACGGTTGATTTTATTTTTGGCAATTCAGCAGCCGTTTTCCAGGACTGCGACATCCATGCTCGTAAACCCAATTCAGGCCAGAAAAATATGGTCACAGCCCAAGGCAGGACTGACCCTAATCAGAACACTGGCATTGTAATTCAAAAGAGTAGAATTGGTTCCACTTCAGATCTGAGACCTGTCCAGAGCAGCTTCCCAACTTATCTTGGAAGGCCCTGGAAGGAGTATTCAAGAACTGTTATAATGCAATCAGATATCAGTGACGTGATACACCCTGCTGGATGGCACGAGTGGAATGGGGATTTTGCACTGAGCACATTGTTTTATGGAGAGTATCAAAACACTGGGGTTGGTGCTGGAACATCCCAGAGGGTTAGCTGGAAGGGTTTCAAGGTGATTACTAGTGCAACTCAGGCTCAAGAGTTTACTCCTGACAACTTCATTGCTGGTAGCAGTTGGTTGGGTTCCACTACCTTCCCATTTTCTCTGGGTTTA AACCTGAAAGAGACCCTCTTAGCATCTATCCTAAAAAGAAACAAACAAGACAAGAAGAAAGCGAAAAGCATGGACTCCATCAACTCCTTCAAGGGCTACGGTAAGGTAGATGAGGTCGAACAGCAGGCCTTCCGGCGAAAGACCCGTAAGCGTCTTATCATTGTCATAGTCTCCTCCGTCGTTCTTGTCGCTGTCATCATCGGTGCTGTTGTCGGAACTGTATTACACAAAAGAAACAGTGGCTCCTCCCCTTCCTCCGCCGTCCCTACTGAGCTCACTCCGGCCGCTTCACTCAAAGCTGTTTGCAGTGTCACTCAGTACCCTCCTTCTTGCGTCTCTAGCATCTCTTCCCTTGATTCAGCTAACACCAGTGATCCAGAAGTTCTCTTTAAGCTTTCTTTACATGTCGCCATCACCGAACTCTCCAAACTCAAGGATTACCCTTCTAAGCTTATTGAAAGTACTAATGATACCATGGTCAAGGATGCTTTGCGGGTTTGTGAATCCGTGTTTGATGATGCTGTGGATCGGCTCAATGACTCGATTTCTTCCATGGCGGTTGGAGAAGGTGAAAAGATATTATCGACTTCCAAGATTAATGACATGAAAACGTGGCTTAGTACTACCATCACTGATCAAGAAACATGTTTAGATGCTCTGCAAGAACTGAACAATACAAAGCATTTCAACAGTAAACTTCTTGAAGAAGTGAGGACAGCAATGGAGAATTCAACTGAGTTCGCAAGTAATAGTTTGGCCATTGCCACAAAAATCATAGGTTTGTTGACAGATTTTAACATCCCAATTCACAGAAAATTATTGGGGTTCGAAGGAAGCAACTCAGGGTTTCCTGGTTGGGTTAGTTTGGGAGATAGAAGGCTGCTCCAGGAGTCGAAGCCTACGCCAAATGCTACAGTAGCCAAGGACGGCTCTGGGGATTACACTACCATCGGAGATGCAGTGGCAGCAATTCCAAAGAAGAgcccatataaattcatcatataTGTGAAGGAAGGAACATATATAGAAAATGTGATTTTGGAAAAGAAGAAGTGGAATGTGATGATATATGGGGATGGAAAGGACAAGACTGTTATCTCTGGAAGCAAGAACTTTGTGGATGGGACTCCCACATTCGCAACAGCTACTTTTG CTGTTGCCGGCAAGAACTTCATAGCCAGAGATATAAAGTTCATCAACACGGCAGGGGCAGCAAAGCACCAAGCAGTGGCCTTCAGGTCTGGCTCAGACATGTCTGTTTACTACCAATGTGCATTTGATGCTTTCCAGGACACACTTTATGCTCACTCCAACCGGCAGTTCTACCGGAGCTGTGACATTACCGGCACCATTGACTTCATCTTCGGCAACGCGGCTGTCGTTTTCCAGGATTGCAACATCATGCCCAGGCAACCCTTAACAAACCAATTCAATACCATCACAGCTCAGGGCAAGAAAGACCCTAATCAAAACACTGGCATTTCAATTCAGAAGTGCAGATTTTCTGCTTATGACACCAATCTTAAAGCCCCTACATACCTTGGGAGGCCTTGGAAAGATTTTTCCACTACGGTTATTATGCAGTCTGAAATTGGCTCATTCTTAAATCCATTGGGGTGGATGTCGTGGGTCAGTGGCGTGGAGCCGCCCAGTACAATATTCTACGGAGAGTACCTGAACTCAGGGGCTGGGTCTGCTGTGGATCAAAGGGTTAAATGGGTTGGTTACAGGCCCGCTCTCACAGAAGATGAGGCAGGGAAATTTACTGTAGGATCATTTATCCAAGGCCCTGAGTGGCTGCCTGCAAGCACTGTGACGTTTGATTCCACCCTTTGA
- the LOC110634650 gene encoding pumilio homolog 23 translates to MRIDKELDEKLEGERSKKRFRVKKELVGGVEKFEVRQRKEEVNVREEFRKERSRVFGYFGELSTHSSSSFTIEKCFNASNVSLREAIASNLLAVQTELSMTMQGPCLLRKLDINRFANRPDQWRSMQASKQSFYAFGSNETKPSRSVSFIAEASKNTSQPKDIKKMRKEIDHAVSGTVGTTKKAVESTHQIPFLSVDTNGKKLPRKYKPTKVSKKNPKG, encoded by the exons ATGAGAATAGATAAGGAGTTAGATGAGAAGCTAGAAGGAGAGAGAAGTAAGAAGAGGTTTAGAGTCAAGAAGGAGTTAGTAGGAGGAGTAGAGAAGTTTGAAGTAAGACAGAGAAAAGAAGAAGTGAATGTGAGAGAAGAGTTTAGGAAAGAAAGGAGTAGAGTGTTTG GATATTTTGGAGAGCTTTCAACGCACTCATCTAGTTCATTTACCATTGAGAAGTGCTTCAATGCCAGTAATGTGTCATTAAGAGAGGCCATAGCATCAAACTTGTTAGCAGTGCAAACTGAACTATCCATGACAATGCAAGGTCCGTGTCTCTTAAGGAAACTCGATATCAACAG ATTTGCTAACCGGCCTGATCAATGGAGATCCATGCAAGCATCAAAACAGTCATTTTACGCATTTGGATCAAATGAAACCAAGCCATCAAGAAGTGTCTCCTTCATTGCCGAGGCTTCCAAGAATACATCACAaccaaaagacataaagaaaatgaggaaagagATTGATCATGCTGTTTCCGGGACTGTTGGAACAACTAAGAAAGCAGTTGAAAGCACCCACCAGATACCATTCCTATCTGTTGATACGAATGGGAAGAAGCTACCCAGAAAGTATAAGCCAACAAAAGTTTCAAAAAAGAATCCAAAAGGATGA